From Megalobrama amblycephala isolate DHTTF-2021 linkage group LG24, ASM1881202v1, whole genome shotgun sequence, the proteins below share one genomic window:
- the tut4 gene encoding terminal uridylyltransferase 4 → MEDPKSPVKVVKPSRSSVGKAPSSKPQRESMKVTSRCKDGVPRVKEEIQGGHSCGRTCTGSPQEQGKGKTRRLTGRTNSGERGRGKPQPSEARQQPQEKKTPVRNSGPAKDGGATLLTSTGEESSTHNNTIAATEKIPGVEISGRQRVEVAAEVVEVGNLTSDQQLGLKQAEERLQRDYIHRLLKPSPEYPNFQYLCKLCSVHVENIQGAHKHIKEKRHKKNIMEKQEENELRALPLPSPAQLRALDSAVLEAAEVHGISEEDFALRQAVVLRMEVIIRKQLTACSLRLYGSCFTRFAFKTSDINIDVSYPSTMTQPDVLIQVLEILKNSVEFAEVESDFHAKVPVVFCRDVASGLMCKVSAGNDVACLTTNHLAALARLEPRLVPLVLAFRYWANLCHIDCQAEGGIPSYSLSLMVIFFLQQRAKPVLPVYLGHWIKGFDVKRVDEFHLTGMESGTFVGWEHRPAPAGEGRMDGKAKPEPKTHTEKKEKKVEYIKGKSRLMLEETVSASLGQLWLELLRFYTLEFALEEHIISIRLRELLPRELKHWPRRRLAIEDPFALKRNVARSLNSQMVFEYIQERFRMAYKYFACPQSRNGANISRGLLMKKSRRHGRALSHGRDDSLERKNREERRSGEEDGDSSDDEEERDIEEEERLRAGFTELLVSDGGMNAGCEATAVSPSILNGLLMDSDDEEEEEDDKDQEMEEQDSIAPEDMHYIFDRMIFTGGKPPTVVCSICKRDGHLKDDCPEDFKKIELNPLPPMTERFREILDGLCMLCYHELSPTLGEQQKREQILASLEHFIRKEYNDKAQLCLFGSSKNGFGFRDSDLDICMTLEGHDTAEKLNCKEIIEGLAKVLKKHTGLRNILPITTAKVPIVKFEHRQSGLEGDISLYNTLAQHNTRMLATYAAIDPRVQYLGYTMKVFAKRCDIGDASRGSLSSYAYILMVLYFLQQRQPPVIPVLQEIFDGNIVPQRMVDGWNAFFFDDLDELRRRLPELHQNKESVGELWLGLLRFYTEEFDFKEHVISIRQRKRLTTFEKQWTSKCIAIEDPFDLNHNLGAGVSRKMTNFIMKAFINGRKLFGTPFYPQPGTEPDYFFDSKVLTDGELAPNDRCCRICGKIGHYMKDCPKRRRMKKKENEREDEIREEDREPRERRCFQCGDMGHVRRDCPDYKHLRQRGAPGPVPHMVRAMASSQSIPIPQGGSVQERVGRNRQPSECSDTRQTPPYSPQPSPYSQASVSPQNSKPSSASSTSSTLSKPSQPQQQVPQVQLPIFSFPHSHPGQYHAGLSALGLLPAHPQQPPLTSPSWPIHGPLIQGSGAPNASGHPSSPGLKFAVRGGGGNGGGQAVNPAPMNLNDPSIIFAQPSAGRVAGGVGGLGRERGHPWHNHHLNPGPLVGNGTVNKTDPNFPSQFGGVSPGSRSWEHGGAAPYSLSPSFMPYRLPPYLQQPNKPFISQGSVVANQHYPLIQHGRHGNLNYIQQKK, encoded by the exons ATGGAGGACCCCAAAAGCCCCGTGAAGGTGGTCAAACCTTCTCGCTCGAGTGTGGGCAAGGCGCCGTCCTCCAAACCCCAAAGGGAGAGCATGAAAGTCACCAGCCGATGCAAAGACGGCGTCCCCAGGGTGAAAGAGGAGATCCAGGGCGGCCATAGCTGTGGCAGGACGTGCACCGGCAGCCCTCAGGAGCAGGGTAAGGGCAAAACCCGCAGGCTGACGGGCAGAACTAATTCTGGCGAGAGGGGGAGAGGGAAGCCCCAGCCCAGTGAGGCCCGCCAGCAGCCACAGGAGAAGAAAACTCCGGTCCGAAACAGTGGACCAGCCAAGGATGGGGGAGCAACACTGCTGACCAGCACAGGAGAGGAGAGCTCAACACACAACAACACCATCGCAGCTACAGAGAAGATACCTG GTGTGGAGATCTCAGGCAGACAGAGGGTTGAAGTCGCAGCAGAGGTCGTGGAGGTGGGAAACCTGACCTCTGACCAACAGCTGGGACTCAAACAGGCGGAGGAGAGGCTGCAGAGAGACTACATCCACCGGCTGCTCAAG CCGTCTCCGGAGTACCCGAATTTCCAGTATCTATGCAAACTGTGTTCAGTCCACGTGGAGAATATCCAGGGTGCTCACAAGCACATTAAAGAGAAACGTCACAAGAAGAACATCATG GAAAAGCAGGAGGAAAATGAGTTGAGAGCGCTTCCTCTTCCCTCTCCGGCCCAATTGAGGGCGCTAGACTCCGCCGTGCTGGAGGCAGCAGAGGTGCACGGCATCTCAGAGGAAGACTTTGCATTGAGACAAGCCGTGGTGCTCCGGATGGAGGTTATTATACGTAAACAACTCACAG CGTGCTCTCTCCGTCTTTACGGCTCCTGCTTCACCCGCTTCGCCTTTAAAACGAGTGACATTAACATCGACGTCTCTTACCCCTCAACT ATGACTCAACCTGATGTGCTGATCCAGGTGCTGGAGATCTTAAAGAACAGCG TGGAGTTTGCCGAGGTGGAGTCTGATTTTCATGCCAAAGTCCCTGTTGTTTTCTGCAGAGATGTGGCGAG TGGGTTAATGTGCAAAGTGAGCGCAGGAAATGATGTTGCGTGCCTCACCACCAATCACCTTGCGGCTCTGGCCAGACTGGAGCCAAGGCTTGTGCCTCTGGTGCTGGCCTTCCGTTACTGGGCCAAT CTGTGCCACATCGACTGTCAGGCGGAGGGAGGAATCCCATCCTACTCGCTGTCTCTGATGGTCATATTCTTCCTTCAACAGAGAGCAAAGCCCGTCCTGCCCGTTTATCTAGGACATTGG ATCAAAGGCTTTGATGTGAAGCGTGTGGATGAGTTTCACCTGACGGGGATGGAGTCGGGCACATTCGTGGGTTGGGAGCACAGACCCGCTCCTGCTGGCGAGGGCCGCATGGACGGCAAAGCCAAACCTGAACCCAAAACCCACACGGAGAAGAAAGAGAAGAAGGTCGAATACATTAAGGGCAAG TCCCGTCTGATGCTGGAGGAAACGGTGAGCGCGTCTCTGGGGCAGCTGTGGCTGGAGCTCCTGCGCTTTTACACGCTGGAGTTTGCGCTGGAGGAGCACATCATCAGCATCCGTCTGAGAGAGCTGCTGCCGCGAGAGCTCAAGCACTGGCCTCGCCGCAGACTCGCCATTGAGG ATCCGTTTGCGTTGAAGAGGAACGTGGCTCGCAGTCTGAACAGTCAGATGGTGTTTGAGTACATCCAGGAGCGTTTCCGCATGGCCTACAAGTACTTCGCCTGTCCTCAGAGCAGGAACGGAGCGAACATCAGCCGCGGCTTACTGATGAAGAAATCCCGGCGCCACGGCAGAGCGCTCTCGCATGGCCGTGACGACAGCCTGGAACGAAAGAACCGGGAGGAGCGGAGGAGCGGCGAGGAGGACGGAGACAGCAGTGATGATGAGGAAGAGAGGGATATAGAGGAAGAGGAGAGGCTGAGAGCAGGGTTCACCGAGCTCCTGGTGAGTGATGGTGGGATGAATGCCGGATGTGAAGCCACAGCTGTGTCTCCTTCCATCCTGAACGGCCTGCTGATGGACAGcgatgatgaggaggaggaggaggatgataAAGATCAAGAGATGGAGGAACAGGACAGTATTGCTCCAGAAGACATGCACTACATCTTTGACAGGATGATCTTCACGGGAGGAAAG CCGCCAACGGTCGTGTGCAGCATCTGCAAGCGAGATGGCCACCTTAAAGACGATTGCCCTGAAGACTTCAAGAAGATCGAGCTGAATCCTCTGCCGCCCATGACCGAGCGCTTCAGAGAAATCCTGGACGGACTCTGCATGCTGTGTTACC ATGAGTTGTCGCCAACTCTCGGAGAGCAGCAGAAGCGGGAGCAGATTCTAGCCAGTCTGGAGCACTTCATTAGAAAAGAGTACAATG ATAAGGCCCAGCTCTGTCTGTTTGGTTCTTCTAAGAACGGCTTTGGCTTTCGTGACAGTGACCTGGACATCTGTATGACACTGGAGGGTCATGACACCGCTGAG AAACTGAACTGTAAGGAGATCATAGAGGGTTTAGCAAAGGTGCTGAAGAAACACACAG gtctAAGGAATATCTTGCCTATCACAACTGCTAAAGTGCCTATAGTGAAGTTTGAACACAGGCAGAGCGGACTGGAGGGAGACATCAGCCTCTACAACACACTG GCCCAACACAACACCCGGATGCTGGCCACATATGCTGCTATAGACCCTCGTGTGCAGTATCTGGGCTACACTATGAAAGTATTTGCCAAG CGCTGTGACATTGGCGATGCCTCCAGAGGGAGTCTCTCCTCCTATGCTTACATCCTCATGGTGCTGTATTTCCTACAACAGAGACAACCACCAGTCATCCCTGTGTTACAAGAG ATATTTGATGGGAACATTGTTCCTCAGAGGATGGTGGACGGCTGGAACGCGTTCTTCTTCGATGACCTTGATGAGCTG CGGCGACGTCTCCCGGAGCTCCATCAGAATAAGGAGTCGGTCGGGGAGCTGTGGCTCGGCCTGCTGCGCTTCTACACTGAAGAGTTTGATTTTAAAGAGCATGTCATCTCCATCCGACAGCGCAAGCGCCTCACCACCTTCGAGAAACAGTGGACGTCCAAATGCATCGCAATCGAAG ATCCCTTTGACTTGAATCACAATCTCGGGGCTGGTGTCTCTCGCAAAA TGACTAACTTCATCATGAAGGCCTTCATCAATGGCAGGAAGCTGTTTGGCACCCCATTTTACCCTCAGCCTGGAACCGAGCCC gatTACTTCTTTGACTCAAAGGTGCTGACAGACGGTGAATTGGCTCCTAATGACCGCTGCTGTCGGATCTGTGGGAAGATCGGTCACTATATGAAGGACTGCCCAAAGAGGCGCAG AATGAAGAAAAAGGAGAACGAGCGAGAGGATGAGATCAGGGAGGAGGACAGGGAACCCAGAGAAAGACGCTGTTTTCAGTGTGGCGATATGGGTCACGTGAGGAGAGACTGTCCTGATTACAAACACCTCCGTCAGAGAGGAGCACCCGGACCCG TACCTCACATGGTCCGGGCCATGGCGAGCTCTCAGTCCATCCCCATTCCTCAAGGTGGTTCGGTCCAGGAGCGGGTCGGCCGAAACAGGCAGCCTTCTGAATGT TCTGATACGCGTCAGACTCCTCCGTACTCCCCTCAGCCGTCTCCGTACAGCCAGGCCTCCGTCTCTCCCCAGAACAGCAAGCCTTCCTCTGCATCCTCTACCTCCTCCACCCTGTCCAAACCCTCCCAACCGCAGCAGCAGGTTCCCCAGGTCCAACTTCCCATCTTCAGCTTCCCTCACTCCCACCCGGGCCAGTACCACGCTGGGCTCTCTGCACTGGGCCTTCTGCCCGCCCACCCCCAGCAGCCGCCCCTGACCTCGCCCTCCTGGCCCATCCACGGCCCTCTCATCCAGGGCTCCGGGGCGCCCAACGCCTCCGGCCACCCGTCCTCTCCGGGCCTGAAGTTTGCCGTCCGAGGTGGCGGTGGAAACGGAGGCGGGCAGGCTGTGAATCCCGCCCCCATGAACCTGAATGACCCCAGCATCATCTTTGCTCAGCCGTCGGCGGGGCGGGTGGCTGGTGGAGTGGGCGGCCTGGGCAGAGAAAGGGGGCACCCCTGGCACAATCACCATCTCAATCCGGGGCCACTGGTGGGAAATGGCACAGTAAACAAGACAG ATCCTAATTTCCCATCTCAGTTTGGAGGTGTGAGTCCGGGCTCTCGATCCTGGGAGCACGGCGGTGCTGCTCCATATTCCCTGTCTCCATCCTTCATGCCCTACCGTCTGCCACCCTACCTGCAGCAGCCCAACAAACCCTTCATCTCACAAG GTTCTGTGGTGGCAAATCAACATTACCCGCTTATTCAACACGGCCGGCATGGCAATCTCAACTACATTCAGCAGaagaaatga